The following DNA comes from Legionella sp. PATHC032.
TGCGCAGGTAGAACAGATACTGGGGTCCATGCGACCAATCAGGTGATTCATTTTGATTGTCAGAAAGAGCGTAGCATACGAGCCTGGATACATGGCGCTAATACCTTTTTACCTAAAGACATCTGCGTCAAATGGGGTAAGGAAATGCCAGAAAATTTTCATGCCCGTTATTCTGCTATTAGTCGACGGTATCGCTATGTCATTTATAATGGAGCTATACGGCCAGGTTTGTTACGCAGCAATGTAACATGGCAATATCGGCAACTGGATCATCGTTTGATGCACCAGGGGGGGCAATGTCTTCTGGGGGAAAACGATTTTACTTCATTCCGTTCCGTCGAATGTCAATCTAATACACCAATGCGTAATATTCATCAATTGCAAGTTACAAGACATGGTGATTTGATTGTTCTTGATATTACAGCGAATGCTTTTTTACATCATATGGTAAGAAATATAGCTGGTGTATTGATTGCT
Coding sequences within:
- the truA gene encoding tRNA pseudouridine(38-40) synthase TruA, with the protein product MRIALVVEYDGSQYHGWQAQTGLHTIQQAVEFALSKVADSSISVVCAGRTDTGVHATNQVIHFDCQKERSIRAWIHGANTFLPKDICVKWGKEMPENFHARYSAISRRYRYVIYNGAIRPGLLRSNVTWQYRQLDHRLMHQGGQCLLGENDFTSFRSVECQSNTPMRNIHQLQVTRHGDLIVLDITANAFLHHMVRNIAGVLIAVGSGKHPVGWVKDVLNAKDRKLGAETAPSYGLYLVQVTYPKEFGLLLNSPGPLFLWEK